In Symmachiella dynata, the following are encoded in one genomic region:
- a CDS encoding CDP-alcohol phosphatidyltransferase family protein, whose amino-acid sequence MPSIYDLKPRFQSLLRPITRGLAAAGVTANQVTVAAAVLSIAVGACIAIYPERRWPLLLVPPFLFVRMALNAVDGMLAREHGMKSPLGAILNELGDVIADAALYLPFALVPGVHPALVVLVVIEGIISEMTGVIAVQIGSERRYDGPLGKSDRAFLFGFIGLLLGCGVKTGRWLDGLLIAAIVLLILTIVNRARHGLAEVRAASSENGENSPNSA is encoded by the coding sequence ATGCCGAGCATTTACGATTTGAAGCCGCGGTTCCAATCGCTGTTACGACCGATCACACGCGGATTAGCGGCGGCGGGCGTGACGGCCAATCAGGTCACCGTGGCGGCGGCCGTGTTGTCGATTGCAGTTGGGGCTTGTATTGCGATTTACCCGGAACGACGGTGGCCGCTGCTATTGGTACCGCCGTTTTTATTCGTGCGGATGGCGCTCAATGCGGTTGACGGCATGTTGGCTCGCGAACACGGCATGAAATCGCCGCTGGGGGCGATCCTGAATGAATTGGGAGATGTGATCGCCGATGCTGCGCTGTATCTGCCGTTCGCGCTGGTACCAGGCGTGCACCCGGCGTTGGTGGTGCTGGTGGTGATTGAAGGCATTATCAGCGAGATGACCGGCGTGATCGCGGTGCAAATCGGGAGCGAGCGGCGCTATGACGGTCCCTTGGGGAAGAGCGATCGTGCGTTTTTGTTTGGCTTCATTGGCTTGTTGCTCGGCTGTGGTGTGAAGACCGGGCGGTGGTTGGACGGCTTGCTCATCGCCGCGATTGTTCTGCTTATATTGACGATCGTGAACCGCGCCCGTCATGGTTTGGCGGAAGTACGGGCGGCATCGTCTGAAAATGGGGAGAATTCTCCAAATTCCGCGTGA
- a CDS encoding leucine-rich repeat domain-containing protein, which yields MTDESSKRRRMRIRLLLLFAILLFVVCAPCFMGCPWIGRHIYCNPLTVDKIEQLGGSVEGIQIGNRPCQEVVTIKLDNTAFDNAEMHRLQDLGYLEELSLNNTPVTDAGLANLQQLTGLKSLALSDTQVTSAGLNHIKSLNNLISLHLSQTLVDDGGLQNLREMKKLRILSLSNTQVGDAGLENLESLTDLHQLWLDETEVSNTGLVHLQGLTKLVFLQLNNTGIGDAGLERLSGLTNMWSLLLHNNQITDKGLDALTHMSELRYLRLDGNQVTEVGFKDLQQALPGCQIYWKAPPRAPLTPPAPPSTH from the coding sequence ATGACGGATGAATCCTCAAAACGCCGACGCATGCGAATTCGTTTGTTGTTGCTATTTGCCATTTTATTGTTTGTCGTTTGCGCGCCGTGCTTTATGGGTTGTCCGTGGATTGGACGACATATTTATTGCAACCCGCTGACCGTCGACAAAATTGAGCAGTTGGGGGGATCCGTGGAAGGAATCCAAATTGGTAATCGTCCCTGCCAAGAAGTAGTAACAATCAAGCTCGACAATACGGCGTTTGATAATGCGGAAATGCATCGACTCCAAGACTTAGGATACCTTGAGGAACTATCGCTCAATAACACTCCGGTAACGGACGCTGGCTTAGCAAATCTCCAACAACTCACAGGGCTAAAGTCACTCGCACTTTCCGACACGCAAGTTACCAGTGCAGGATTGAACCACATCAAGAGTTTGAACAATTTGATATCTCTTCACCTGAGCCAGACGCTTGTTGATGATGGCGGATTGCAAAACCTTCGTGAAATGAAAAAACTGCGAATCCTATCGCTCAGTAATACTCAAGTAGGCGACGCGGGTTTGGAGAACCTCGAATCGTTGACAGACCTCCATCAGTTGTGGCTCGACGAGACTGAAGTTAGCAACACAGGACTGGTCCACCTCCAAGGGCTAACGAAGCTCGTTTTTCTCCAGTTGAACAACACCGGGATCGGTGATGCAGGATTAGAACGACTGAGCGGACTGACAAATATGTGGTCATTGCTCCTTCACAATAATCAAATCACCGACAAAGGTTTGGATGCTCTTACGCATATGAGCGAGCTTCGATATCTTCGACTCGATGGCAATCAAGTCACTGAAGTTGGATTTAAGGATTTGCAGCAGGCACTTCCCGGCTGTCAAATTTATTGGAAGGCGCCACCTCGTGCCCCACTCACCCCTCCCGCACCGCCATCGACACACTAA
- a CDS encoding bifunctional alpha/beta hydrolase/class I SAM-dependent methyltransferase has product MATLIAEIENTSTQLPATRIASEHCFTTSDGTELFYRAWAPQGKSSQAVLLFHRGHEHSGRWQDVVDRIGMEETWFFAFDARGHGRSPGERGYAESFGRMVRDADEFVRHLSVTHGIAVADMAVVAQSVGAVLAAAWVHDYAPPIRAMVLATPALRIKLYVPGAIAGLRLLRKVKPKSFIRSYVKPRMLTHDQEQAQLYADDELITPQIATNILLDVHHTSTRLIEDAGAIVAPTLLLSSSADYVVESKPQQQFFDRLGSAVKEREVYPSFYHSTFWEKERDLPIARTREFIERQFEDPAPVASLLEADKSGYSKSICDDLEQPLSLLSPKRWAYALQKLGMNTGGRLSRGVRIGWRTGFDSGESLDHVYRNRAEGTTFIGRMIDRAYLDSPGWRGIRQRKVHMLELLDRAIARTAQRGEAVRLLDIAAGPGRYVLEAIQRHADVEMSTVLCDRDVGGLDWGRALAKSMGITSVDYRQSDAFDADAIAAQTPRPNIAVVSGLYELFPDNGPIRESLRGLAAAIPAGGLLLYTNQPWHPQQEMIARVLPNRDGDPWVMRCRTQVEMDQLVAAAGFRKLETLVDDEGIFSVSMAVREG; this is encoded by the coding sequence ATGGCGACTCTGATTGCGGAAATCGAAAACACATCCACGCAACTTCCGGCAACCCGCATTGCGTCGGAACATTGTTTCACGACCAGTGACGGCACTGAGTTGTTTTATCGGGCGTGGGCGCCGCAGGGGAAATCCTCACAAGCGGTGCTGCTGTTTCATCGGGGGCATGAACATTCAGGCCGCTGGCAGGATGTTGTCGACCGCATCGGGATGGAGGAGACTTGGTTTTTTGCCTTCGATGCGCGCGGACATGGTCGTTCGCCGGGCGAACGAGGTTATGCGGAAAGCTTTGGACGCATGGTTCGCGATGCCGATGAATTTGTTCGGCATCTCTCGGTAACGCATGGGATTGCCGTTGCCGACATGGCCGTTGTCGCTCAAAGCGTGGGCGCCGTGTTGGCGGCCGCTTGGGTGCACGATTACGCGCCGCCGATACGGGCGATGGTCCTGGCGACCCCGGCGCTGCGGATTAAGCTCTATGTTCCTGGGGCCATTGCCGGGTTGCGATTATTGCGAAAGGTAAAGCCCAAGTCATTCATTCGCAGTTACGTCAAACCGCGAATGCTGACGCACGATCAAGAGCAAGCACAATTGTATGCCGACGATGAATTGATCACGCCGCAGATCGCCACGAACATTCTGTTGGATGTACACCATACGTCCACACGATTGATCGAAGACGCCGGCGCGATTGTGGCACCGACGTTGTTACTGTCGTCCAGTGCTGACTATGTGGTGGAATCAAAACCACAGCAGCAGTTTTTTGATCGGCTCGGGTCCGCCGTCAAAGAGCGGGAAGTGTATCCGTCGTTTTACCACTCCACATTTTGGGAAAAAGAACGCGACCTGCCGATCGCACGGACGCGGGAATTTATTGAGCGACAATTCGAGGACCCGGCACCGGTCGCGTCCTTATTGGAGGCGGACAAGTCGGGGTATTCCAAATCGATCTGCGACGACTTGGAGCAACCGCTTTCGCTGCTCTCCCCGAAACGGTGGGCGTATGCCCTCCAAAAATTGGGTATGAATACCGGGGGGCGATTGAGTCGCGGGGTGCGTATTGGTTGGCGGACCGGGTTTGATTCTGGCGAATCTTTGGACCATGTCTATCGCAACCGGGCAGAGGGGACGACGTTCATTGGGCGGATGATTGACCGGGCCTATCTGGATTCTCCCGGTTGGCGGGGAATTCGGCAGCGCAAGGTGCATATGCTTGAACTGTTGGATCGGGCCATCGCGCGAACGGCCCAGCGCGGCGAAGCGGTGCGGTTGCTTGATATTGCTGCCGGACCGGGACGGTATGTCTTGGAGGCGATCCAGCGGCACGCGGACGTCGAAATGTCGACCGTATTGTGCGATCGAGACGTTGGCGGTTTGGATTGGGGCCGCGCGTTGGCGAAATCGATGGGCATCACATCGGTCGATTATCGCCAAAGCGACGCGTTTGATGCGGACGCGATCGCTGCACAAACGCCGCGGCCGAATATCGCTGTGGTCAGCGGGCTGTACGAATTGTTTCCCGATAACGGCCCAATTCGCGAGTCACTCCGTGGTCTGGCAGCGGCGATTCCCGCGGGCGGATTGTTGCTGTACACAAATCAGCCGTGGCACCCCCAGCAGGAAATGATTGCCCGCGTGTTACCCAACCGCGACGGCGACCCCTGGGTGATGCGCTGTCGCACGCAGGTGGAGATGGATCAGTTGGTGGCGGCGGCGGGATTTCGCAAGTTGGAGACGCTGGTGGATGATGAGGGGATTTTTAGTGTGTCGATGGCGGTGCGGGAGGGGTGA
- a CDS encoding phosphatase PAP2/dual specificity phosphatase family protein: MSNQSTKHYRSDAPLWKQAALASAGLSLVFMLVYMTTNYISSLRSDVGTWYYDWEQIIPFVPMMIIPYMSIDLFFIAAPFLCRDRAELRILSRRILLAILLAGGCFLLFPLQLAVERPPVSGMLGELFNHFRQFDLPYNLCPSLHIALRKILAVHYARHTHGAVRWASNFWFSLIGLSTLLTYQHHVVDVAGGFVLAAVCFYLVRSTPFRLPVEQNRAVGRRYACGAFALAVIGIGFGSWGLWLLWPAVLAGLIAAGYFGIGPGIFDKRGGQLPFSSRLILAPMLFGQYLSWLHYRQECRSWDSVTEQLWIGRRLTAHEADEAISAGVTAVVDLTVAFSEPLELQRLDYLPLPVLDLTAPTQEQLETAVQFIEIQAQHGVVYVHCKIGYSRSAAVVGAYLLHTGMARNADEAMAQLRAARPTIMIRPEAEAAIRGYHTAKLGA; encoded by the coding sequence ATGAGCAACCAATCTACCAAGCATTATCGATCCGATGCCCCGCTATGGAAACAAGCGGCACTCGCCTCCGCTGGGTTGTCGCTGGTGTTCATGCTGGTTTATATGACAACAAACTACATCTCGTCGCTCCGCAGCGACGTGGGAACATGGTACTACGACTGGGAACAGATCATTCCATTTGTGCCGATGATGATCATTCCCTATATGTCGATCGACCTGTTTTTCATAGCCGCTCCGTTTCTCTGCCGTGATCGTGCGGAACTGCGAATCTTGTCTCGGCGAATTTTGCTGGCCATTCTGTTAGCAGGTGGTTGCTTTTTGCTGTTCCCACTGCAATTGGCCGTCGAGCGTCCACCGGTCTCAGGGATGCTGGGAGAATTGTTCAATCACTTTCGCCAATTCGACCTACCCTACAACCTTTGCCCGTCGTTGCACATCGCGCTTCGAAAGATTCTTGCCGTGCATTACGCGCGGCACACCCACGGGGCGGTCCGCTGGGCTTCGAACTTCTGGTTTAGTTTGATTGGCCTGTCGACATTGCTGACTTATCAACATCATGTCGTCGATGTCGCCGGCGGTTTCGTTTTAGCCGCAGTCTGCTTCTACCTCGTCCGTTCGACGCCGTTCCGATTACCGGTCGAGCAGAACAGGGCTGTCGGACGGCGGTATGCCTGCGGTGCGTTCGCCTTGGCCGTTATCGGGATCGGATTCGGTTCGTGGGGGCTTTGGTTATTGTGGCCGGCCGTTTTGGCAGGATTGATCGCTGCGGGGTATTTCGGCATCGGACCAGGAATTTTTGACAAGCGCGGCGGGCAACTGCCATTCAGTTCGAGGCTCATCCTGGCGCCGATGTTATTCGGGCAATACCTATCGTGGTTACATTACCGCCAAGAATGTCGTTCGTGGGACAGCGTGACCGAACAGCTTTGGATTGGCCGACGATTGACGGCCCATGAAGCCGACGAGGCGATTAGCGCAGGAGTCACCGCTGTCGTCGACCTGACCGTTGCATTCTCCGAACCACTCGAATTGCAACGGCTAGATTACCTGCCCCTACCAGTCTTAGATTTGACTGCTCCTACACAGGAGCAACTCGAAACGGCGGTTCAGTTCATCGAAATTCAGGCGCAGCACGGAGTCGTTTACGTGCACTGCAAGATCGGCTATTCCCGTAGCGCCGCCGTAGTAGGAGCTTACCTGCTACATACCGGCATGGCCCGTAACGCAGATGAGGCCATGGCGCAGTTGCGTGCGGCACGTCCAACGATCATGATCCGCCCCGAAGCAGAGGCAGCCATTCGTGGTTATCACACAGCAAAGCTGGGGGCGTGA
- a CDS encoding lysophospholipid acyltransferase family protein — translation MNHFLRALFFLIVVRPIMLIILGMNVRHAERLPRSGPAVIVANHNSHLDALALMTLYSTRELRHVQPVAAADYFFRNRLLKWFATQIIGIIPLQRQVKTARRDPLAPINEAIEKNQIVILFPEGTRGEPEQIETFKTGVAHISKRHPDVDVVPIFMHGFGKALPRGEALLVPFFCDVFVGESFRWTGERGSFMDEMTGRIEALAGEMPAQTW, via the coding sequence ATGAATCATTTCTTGCGAGCGTTGTTTTTCTTGATTGTGGTGCGGCCGATCATGCTGATTATTTTGGGCATGAACGTGCGGCATGCGGAGCGGTTGCCGCGGTCGGGGCCGGCGGTGATTGTGGCGAATCACAATAGCCATCTCGATGCGTTGGCGTTGATGACATTGTATAGCACGCGGGAGTTGCGGCACGTGCAGCCGGTGGCGGCGGCGGATTACTTTTTTCGTAACCGCTTGCTGAAATGGTTCGCGACCCAGATCATCGGCATCATTCCGCTACAGCGGCAGGTGAAAACAGCACGGCGCGATCCATTGGCGCCGATTAACGAGGCGATTGAGAAGAATCAAATCGTGATTCTGTTTCCCGAAGGGACCCGCGGCGAACCGGAGCAGATCGAGACCTTTAAAACGGGCGTCGCCCACATTTCGAAACGGCACCCGGATGTGGATGTGGTCCCGATTTTCATGCACGGTTTCGGCAAGGCGCTGCCGCGCGGCGAAGCGCTGCTTGTTCCGTTCTTCTGCGATGTGTTCGTGGGAGAGTCGTTTCGCTGGACGGGCGAACGCGGTTCCTTCATGGACGAAATGACGGGCCGCATCGAAGCCCTCGCGGGCGAAATGCCTGCACAAACTTGGTAG
- a CDS encoding WD40 repeat domain-containing protein, whose protein sequence is MPDTPATKKLTGHTAPVYVVEYLKSKPQLLSGSFDNTLRLWDTATLKPLETFGGHTDLVLAVSIAPDDKTAASGSQDKTIQLWALPDAPPEDPNAPLKPTGELKGHASQVYSVAFSSDGKTLASASADKTVRLWDIATLKEIRALPEQGGPVYSVAFSPDGQTMLTGGGDKTVRLYNVADGKELRQFPGAEDAVYTVAYHPDGKTIAAAGLDKVVRTWNVDSGEPATVYSGARGDIYRVQYNSDGSQLMAVTYAANLAIWNTADGKLHFQTDLPGRTTYGAAWSPNAQQIAIAAEDGNVYLIDLPKPA, encoded by the coding sequence ATGCCCGATACCCCCGCCACCAAAAAACTCACCGGCCACACCGCTCCGGTGTATGTCGTTGAATATCTCAAATCCAAACCGCAACTCCTCAGCGGCAGTTTTGACAATACGCTCCGACTGTGGGACACTGCCACGCTGAAACCGCTGGAGACGTTCGGTGGGCATACCGATTTGGTGCTGGCCGTCTCAATAGCGCCCGATGACAAAACGGCTGCTTCCGGCTCGCAGGATAAAACGATCCAACTCTGGGCGCTCCCCGATGCTCCGCCCGAAGATCCTAACGCACCGCTCAAGCCGACCGGCGAACTGAAAGGGCACGCGTCGCAGGTCTACAGCGTTGCCTTCAGCTCCGACGGCAAAACGCTCGCCTCCGCCTCAGCCGACAAGACCGTGCGTCTGTGGGACATCGCCACGCTCAAAGAAATCCGTGCATTGCCCGAACAAGGCGGCCCGGTCTATAGCGTCGCTTTCAGCCCGGACGGCCAAACCATGCTCACCGGCGGCGGCGACAAAACAGTCCGCCTCTACAATGTCGCCGACGGCAAAGAACTGCGGCAATTCCCCGGCGCCGAGGATGCGGTCTATACCGTCGCGTATCATCCCGACGGAAAAACCATAGCAGCTGCGGGGCTGGACAAGGTCGTACGCACCTGGAATGTCGATTCGGGCGAACCGGCAACAGTCTACAGCGGCGCGCGAGGCGACATCTATCGCGTGCAATACAACAGCGACGGCAGCCAACTGATGGCGGTCACCTACGCCGCCAACCTCGCCATTTGGAACACGGCGGACGGCAAACTGCACTTTCAAACGGACCTTCCCGGACGCACCACCTACGGCGCCGCCTGGTCCCCCAACGCCCAACAAATCGCCATCGCCGCCGAAGACGGCAACGTCTACCTAATCGACTTGCCAAAACCTGCGTAG
- the flhA gene encoding flagellar biosynthesis protein FlhA: MPTAASHRLEVMWAKYRELIFPLVIFASILVFVVPLPAWTMDVLLACNLTVGAVVLLTTIYARKPLDFSVFPALLLGTTLARLVLNVASTRLILTRGASDGEFAAGEVIASFQRFVAGDSVAVGLIIFIIIVVIQFLVITKGATRISEVAARFALDGMPGKQMAIDADLNAGIISAEQAKVRREEISQQADFYGAMDGASKFVRGDAIAGIVITLINLVGGIYMGMVENDMTFRVAIETFTKLTIGDGLVSQVPAFLISLAAGLLITRSSSDSDLSGDMVGQIFSSPQAMWIAAGFLVALSFTGLPGPPLFILGAACAGVGYSLTTSRKHKAVAQVAADAEKEEKARPEPKPEDNLLVDPMELELGFGLIRLADVNSGGDLLDRVTRVRHKVAQELGIILPKVRIRDNIRLEQRQYQVKINDVAVAWGDAYPDGLLAIDTGATNGTVPGVETVEPAFGRPAVWIESGQRERAELMGYSVIEPAAVIVTHLTEVVRQHSDELLSRQQVHQLIDNLKERSPKVVEELIPDLLKTSQVHQVLTNLLREQVPIRNLEAILESLTDWADRTKDTGILTEYVRHGLSRQICQQLRDKNRVLRVITMDPAIEDLVAAGIEHGERGTVVKLSPQVSEAVTRGVAEELQRLTAAGHQPVIVVSPQIRATLKQITSAVLPSLAVLSLNEITRDTQVEAIGQVGVEAVAGAGAASAG, translated from the coding sequence ATGCCAACTGCGGCGTCTCATCGTTTGGAAGTCATGTGGGCTAAGTATCGGGAACTCATCTTCCCGCTGGTCATCTTTGCCTCGATCCTTGTGTTCGTGGTCCCGCTGCCGGCGTGGACGATGGACGTGTTGCTGGCTTGCAACTTGACCGTCGGTGCTGTGGTCTTGCTGACTACGATTTATGCCCGTAAACCGCTCGATTTTAGTGTCTTCCCGGCGTTGCTGTTGGGTACCACGTTGGCGCGGTTGGTGCTCAATGTGGCCTCGACACGGTTGATTTTAACGCGTGGTGCCAGCGATGGTGAGTTTGCCGCCGGAGAGGTGATTGCCTCGTTTCAGCGGTTTGTCGCCGGCGACAGCGTGGCGGTGGGGCTGATCATCTTTATTATTATCGTCGTGATTCAATTCTTGGTGATCACCAAGGGGGCGACGCGGATTAGTGAAGTAGCGGCCCGGTTTGCGTTGGATGGAATGCCGGGTAAGCAGATGGCCATCGATGCCGATCTGAACGCCGGAATTATTAGCGCCGAGCAGGCGAAAGTGCGGCGGGAAGAGATCTCGCAGCAAGCGGACTTCTATGGGGCCATGGATGGTGCCAGTAAGTTTGTCCGTGGTGATGCGATTGCCGGGATTGTGATTACGTTGATCAACTTGGTCGGCGGGATCTACATGGGTATGGTCGAAAACGACATGACATTTCGGGTGGCGATCGAAACCTTTACGAAATTGACGATCGGCGACGGGTTGGTCAGTCAGGTACCGGCGTTCTTGATCTCATTAGCAGCCGGCTTGTTGATTACGCGATCGTCGAGTGACAGTGACCTTTCGGGCGACATGGTGGGGCAAATCTTTAGTTCGCCTCAAGCGATGTGGATTGCTGCCGGGTTTTTGGTGGCATTGTCGTTTACCGGTTTGCCGGGGCCTCCGTTGTTTATCTTGGGGGCTGCGTGTGCCGGTGTGGGTTATTCGCTCACGACAAGTCGTAAACATAAAGCGGTAGCCCAGGTTGCTGCAGATGCGGAAAAAGAAGAGAAGGCACGGCCGGAGCCGAAGCCTGAGGACAACTTGCTGGTTGATCCGATGGAGTTGGAATTGGGCTTTGGTTTGATCCGTTTGGCCGACGTGAATTCGGGCGGCGATTTGCTGGATCGGGTGACGCGGGTGCGGCACAAAGTGGCGCAGGAGTTGGGGATCATTCTGCCGAAGGTGCGGATTCGCGACAATATCCGTCTCGAGCAGCGGCAGTATCAAGTCAAGATCAACGATGTGGCGGTGGCCTGGGGCGATGCGTATCCGGACGGGTTGTTGGCGATCGATACCGGTGCGACCAACGGGACGGTTCCCGGCGTGGAAACCGTTGAGCCGGCGTTTGGGCGTCCGGCGGTCTGGATTGAAAGCGGACAGCGGGAGCGGGCAGAGTTGATGGGTTATAGCGTGATTGAGCCGGCGGCGGTGATTGTCACGCATTTGACTGAAGTTGTCCGCCAGCACAGCGACGAGTTGTTGTCGCGGCAGCAAGTGCATCAATTGATTGATAATTTGAAGGAACGGTCTCCCAAGGTGGTCGAAGAGTTGATTCCTGACCTGTTAAAGACGTCGCAAGTGCATCAAGTGCTGACGAATCTGTTGCGCGAGCAGGTGCCGATTCGCAATTTGGAGGCGATTCTGGAGTCGTTAACGGATTGGGCGGATCGGACGAAGGATACAGGCATTCTGACTGAGTATGTCCGGCACGGGTTGTCGCGGCAGATTTGTCAGCAGTTGCGCGATAAGAATCGCGTATTGCGAGTCATTACGATGGATCCGGCGATCGAGGATCTCGTCGCGGCGGGGATCGAACATGGTGAGCGTGGCACGGTGGTGAAGCTTTCGCCGCAGGTGTCCGAAGCGGTCACGCGTGGAGTGGCTGAGGAGTTGCAGCGTCTGACGGCAGCGGGTCATCAGCCGGTGATTGTGGTCAGCCCACAGATTCGAGCGACGCTCAAGCAGATTACGTCTGCGGTGTTGCCGTCGTTGGCGGTTTTGAGTTTGAACGAAATTACGCGAGATACACAGGTGGAGGCGATCGGTCAGGTTGGCGTGGAAGCTGTTGCGGGTGCCGGCGCAGCATCGGCCGGCTAA
- a CDS encoding phosphatidate cytidylyltransferase: protein MHLFDHLTPEVRVALGGILGVLVVSSVLVFAVCKFRPQRDHSELVKRTRTWWIIAGLFGISLALPEWGFLCFLGFVSFLALKEYLSLIPTRRADRRVLFWAYLSIPLQFYWVHLSWYGMFIIFIPVYMFLLIPTRMVFTGRTEGFLCSAGVVHWGLMTTVFSLSHAAYLLVLKPVETGRAAPAWPSVEAALQPGPGLLIFLVVLTQLGDVAQFVWGKSLGRHKIAPNVSPGKTVEGFLGGVATTVVLAWLIGPRLTLMDAKWSLLAGLLIGVAGFLGDLSISAIKRDLGVKDSGSILPGHGGILDRADSLTYTAPLFFHFVYHLYF, encoded by the coding sequence ATGCACCTGTTCGATCATCTTACGCCCGAAGTTCGTGTCGCGCTCGGTGGGATTTTGGGGGTCTTGGTCGTCTCTTCGGTGTTGGTCTTTGCCGTTTGCAAATTCCGGCCGCAGCGCGATCACAGCGAATTGGTCAAGCGGACGCGGACGTGGTGGATCATTGCCGGGCTGTTTGGCATTTCGTTGGCGCTGCCGGAATGGGGGTTTCTGTGCTTCCTGGGCTTTGTCAGTTTTCTGGCTCTCAAGGAATATCTGTCGCTGATTCCGACCCGCCGCGCCGATCGCCGCGTGCTGTTTTGGGCCTACTTGAGCATTCCGCTGCAGTTCTATTGGGTGCACCTGTCATGGTACGGGATGTTCATCATCTTCATTCCGGTGTACATGTTTTTATTGATCCCCACCCGGATGGTCTTCACCGGCCGCACCGAGGGATTTTTGTGCTCGGCCGGAGTCGTGCATTGGGGGCTGATGACGACCGTGTTCAGCCTGTCACACGCCGCCTATTTGTTGGTGCTCAAACCGGTCGAAACGGGCCGCGCTGCACCGGCATGGCCGAGCGTGGAAGCGGCGCTCCAACCGGGGCCGGGGTTGTTGATTTTTCTGGTTGTGCTCACGCAGTTAGGCGATGTCGCCCAGTTCGTCTGGGGCAAGTCATTGGGCCGACACAAGATCGCTCCCAACGTCAGCCCCGGCAAAACGGTCGAGGGCTTTTTAGGAGGCGTGGCGACGACGGTCGTGTTGGCCTGGCTGATCGGTCCGCGGTTGACGTTGATGGATGCGAAGTGGTCCTTGCTGGCCGGTCTGTTGATCGGCGTTGCCGGGTTTCTAGGCGACCTCTCCATCTCGGCGATCAAACGCGATCTGGGCGTCAAAGATTCCGGCAGCATTCTTCCCGGCCACGGCGGTATCTTGGATCGGGCAGACAGTTTGACTTACACCGCTCCGTTGTTTTTTCACTTTGTGTATCATCTTTATTTTTGA
- a CDS encoding Gfo/Idh/MocA family protein: MPAPIRFGIIGAGAVSDYHHVPGIKIDPRAELVAICDPNADLMQQRQTDWGPTRCTTDYKELAADPDVDAVIIATPNFTHKEIALACIAGGKHVMCEKPLGLNFAESLEMYQAARDQGVRHMTAFTYRFAPSMRYLKHLVATGALGVPRHFRSQRFLDLPETSWGWRQSKKLAGAGDLFDMTIHRIDFAQDLMGPMTAVCGAIAQYATREKTADGQACPPSDVDDWSALIGQFSGGAVGVFEGSTVMKGYHFGGFGREWAEVNGSEGSAVYQLTEPNTILLGKGGESLEKVDVPAEFLKPTGSPRDPSEGVPATVFRYDLVYELVSAIIEQRDAVPGFDDGASAQRIADAVLESYDSRSWVTLPSGLET, from the coding sequence ATGCCCGCTCCCATTCGTTTCGGCATCATCGGTGCCGGCGCTGTTTCCGACTACCACCATGTTCCCGGCATCAAGATCGATCCCCGCGCTGAACTGGTGGCGATTTGCGACCCCAATGCCGACTTGATGCAGCAGCGTCAAACCGATTGGGGACCAACGCGGTGTACGACCGATTACAAAGAGTTGGCGGCTGATCCCGATGTCGATGCGGTGATCATTGCCACCCCCAATTTTACGCACAAGGAGATCGCACTGGCTTGTATTGCCGGGGGCAAACATGTGATGTGCGAAAAACCGTTGGGGCTGAATTTCGCCGAATCGTTGGAAATGTATCAGGCCGCTCGCGACCAAGGGGTGCGGCACATGACCGCTTTTACGTATCGCTTTGCGCCATCGATGCGGTATTTGAAGCATCTGGTTGCGACGGGCGCGCTGGGCGTGCCGCGGCATTTTCGCAGCCAACGTTTTTTGGATTTGCCGGAAACGAGTTGGGGCTGGCGACAGTCAAAAAAATTGGCCGGAGCAGGGGATCTGTTTGACATGACGATCCACCGCATTGATTTCGCACAAGATTTGATGGGGCCGATGACAGCGGTCTGCGGTGCGATTGCGCAATATGCGACGCGGGAAAAGACGGCTGATGGACAGGCCTGTCCGCCCTCGGATGTCGACGATTGGTCGGCATTGATCGGTCAATTCTCTGGAGGCGCAGTCGGTGTGTTCGAAGGCAGCACGGTGATGAAGGGCTATCACTTCGGTGGCTTCGGGCGGGAATGGGCCGAGGTGAATGGCAGTGAAGGCTCAGCCGTGTATCAACTCACCGAGCCGAATACAATTTTGCTAGGCAAGGGGGGCGAGTCGCTCGAAAAGGTCGACGTCCCTGCGGAGTTTCTCAAGCCGACCGGCAGCCCGCGTGATCCTAGCGAGGGTGTCCCCGCCACCGTCTTTCGATACGATCTGGTCTACGAACTTGTCTCGGCGATCATCGAACAGCGCGATGCCGTCCCGGGATTCGACGATGGTGCCAGTGCGCAGCGGATCGCAGATGCGGTGTTGGAATCGTACGACAGCCGGAGTTGGGTGACGTTGCCAAGCGGATTGGAGACGTAA